One window from the genome of Hydra vulgaris chromosome 02, alternate assembly HydraT2T_AEP encodes:
- the LOC100197430 gene encoding flotillin-1 isoform X2: MGFETCGPNEAMVVSGCGQERPLLISGGRKFVWAGLQKVQKISLNVMTLNVESPRVYTLHGVPISVTGIAQVKVQGSNEEMLHAACQQFLGKTEAQISKIALETLEGHQRAIMGTMTVEEIYQDRKKFSSSVFEVATSDLVHMGIQVISYTLKDVRDEEGYLLALGQKRIAEVQTDARIGQAQAKMQSGIREAEAEELRVKAEYENHTEVARSQRDFQLKKASYDIEINAKKAIAELSSDLQTAITKQKIKEAEMDVKVIERAQAINVQIQEIQRKEKELESQVKIPANAEKYKTEKIAEAHRAKVILEAEAEAESIRIRGEAEAYAIEIKARAEAEQMSKKAAAWKEYEDAAMVDMLLQTLPKVAAEIAHPLSKVKKMTMISSGSKDIGASKITGELLDIVIRMPQAMEQLTGVDITKIFRKS, encoded by the exons atggGTTTTGAAACATGTGGACCTAATGAGGCAATGGTTGTTTCTG GATGTGGGCAAGAGCGTCCTCTATTAATATCTGGAGGTAGAAAGTTTGTTTGGGCTGGACTACAAAAGGTTCAAAA aatcAGTCTTAATGTGATGACTTTGAATGTTGAATCTCCTCGTGTTTATACACTTCATGGTGTACCAATATCTGTGACTGGTATTGCTCag gTTAAAGTTCAAGGATCAAACGAAGAAATGTTGCATGCAGCTTGTCAACAATTTCTTGGTAAAACTGAAGCTCAAATTAGCAAAATAGCTCTTGAAACTttg GAAGGTCATCAAAGAGCTATTATGGGAACAATGACTGTTGaa gaaatTTATCAAGACAGAAAAAAGTTCTCCTCTTCAGTGTTTGAG gTTGCAACATCAGATTTGGTTCATATGGGAATACAAGTTATTTCATATACTTTAAAAGATGTCAGAGATGAAGAG ggATACTTACTTGCGCTTGGACAAAAAAGAATTGCAGAAGTACAAACTGATGCACGTATTGGTCAAGCACAAGCTAAGATGCAGTCTGGGATTCGA gaAGCAGAAGCTGAAGAACTTCGTGTTAAAGCAGAATATGAAAATCACACTGAAGTTGCACGATCACAAAGAGATTTTCAGTTGAAAAAAGCTTCTTATGATATTGAAATTAATGCTAAA aaagctATTGCAGAGTTATCCTCTGACTTACAG ACTGCTATTACTAAACAAAAGATTAAAGAAGCTGAAATGGATGTTAAAGTAATTGAACGTGCCCAAGCTATTAATGTTCAAATCCAAGAAATACAACGCAAAGAGAAAGAGCTAGAAAGTCAAGTAAAAATACCAGCTAATGCTGAGAAGTATAAAACTGAAAAGATAGCAGAGGCTCATAGGGCAAAAGTTATACTTGAAGCTGAGGCAGAAGCTGAATCTATTCGT ATTCGTGGAGAAGCTGAAGCTTATGCAATTGAAATAAAAGCCCGAGCTGAGGCGGAGCAAATGTCAAAAAAAGCTGCTGCCTGGAAAGAGTATGAAGATGCAGCTATGGTTGACATGTTGTTGCAAACTTTGCCAAAA GTTGCTGCTGAAATTGCTCATCCGTTATCAAAGGTAAAGAAAATGACAATGATTTCTAGTGGTAGCAAGGATATTGGTGCTTCAAAAATAACAGGAGAACTACTTGATATAGTAATCAGAATGCCACAAGCTATGGAACAACTTACTGGTGTTGATATAACTaag